In a genomic window of Bemisia tabaci chromosome 1, PGI_BMITA_v3:
- the LOC140225995 gene encoding alpha-tocopherol transfer protein-like isoform X2, protein MVVQETEVVCRPNTDPFDLNLEWQMRAEKELNECPETARKNVVQLRQKLKEDLSMNSRVDDVFCMAFLRARKHDVDKAYKLIKSYYEMKRKYPDFYRYCYPSERSYIYDMCFLTLLPGTDKLGRVVTVICVRNTDFSQISLEDMFQVGTSSFEVALMDPKLQIAGGVAIIDMQGMSIYQQAKLVTPSAAWQITNCVQEKIPLRVKAIHIVHQPLYFSALYSIFKPFLKSKLRKRIHLHGSNMESLHKHISPSVLPKEYGGTKGPLNSKPHLNLIKQYEHKLRDWSQFGYDKKIPQ, encoded by the exons ATGGTGGTGCAGGAGACAGAGGTGGTCTGTCGACCCAATACAGATCCATTTGATCTCAATTTAGAATGGCAGATGCGTGCGGAGAAAGAGCTGAACGAATGCCCAGAAACCGCCCGAAAGAATGTCGTTCAACTTAggcaaaaattaaaag AGGATCTATCAATGAACTCCAGAGTAGACGATGTATTTTGCATGGCATTTCTACGAGCAAGAAAACATGACGTGGATAAAGCCTATAAATTA attaAAAGTTACTATGAAATGAAGAGAAAGTATCCAGATTTTTATCGTTACTGTTATCCCTCGGAGAGATCTTATATATACGATATGTGTTTTCTCACTTTACTACCTGGCACAGACAAATTAGGCAGGGTAGTGACAGTCATCTGTGTCA gaaacacagatttttctcaaattagtCTAGAAGATATGTTTCAAGTCGGGACGAGTTCATTTGAAGTGGCTTTGATGGACCCTAAGCTTCAAATTGCCGGCGGAGTTGCCATCATAGACATGCAAGGAATGAGCATCTATCAACAAGCAAAATTAGTCACGCCCTCTGCTGCATGGCAGATAACAAATTGTGTGCAG gaaaaaatcccCCTCAGAGTGAAAGCCATTCACATAGTTCACCAGCCCCTGTACTTTAGCGCACTGTATTCTATTTTTAAACCGTTTTTGAAAAGCAAACTGAGGAAGCGG ATCCATCTGCACGGATCTAACATGGAGTCTCTTCACAAGCACATTTCGCCGTCCGTCTTACCGAAAGAGTATGGTGGCACCAAAGGACCCTTGAATAGCAAGCCCCATCTAAATTTAATCAAACAATACGAACACAAGCTTCGAG ATTGGAGCCAGTTTGGTTACGATAAGAAAATTCCTCAATGA
- the LOC140225995 gene encoding alpha-tocopherol transfer protein-like isoform X1 — translation MASCGNMVVQETEVVCRPNTDPFDLNLEWQMRAEKELNECPETARKNVVQLRQKLKEDLSMNSRVDDVFCMAFLRARKHDVDKAYKLIKSYYEMKRKYPDFYRYCYPSERSYIYDMCFLTLLPGTDKLGRVVTVICVRNTDFSQISLEDMFQVGTSSFEVALMDPKLQIAGGVAIIDMQGMSIYQQAKLVTPSAAWQITNCVQEKIPLRVKAIHIVHQPLYFSALYSIFKPFLKSKLRKRIHLHGSNMESLHKHISPSVLPKEYGGTKGPLNSKPHLNLIKQYEHKLRDWSQFGYDKKIPQ, via the exons ATGGCGTCGTGTGG AAATATGGTGGTGCAGGAGACAGAGGTGGTCTGTCGACCCAATACAGATCCATTTGATCTCAATTTAGAATGGCAGATGCGTGCGGAGAAAGAGCTGAACGAATGCCCAGAAACCGCCCGAAAGAATGTCGTTCAACTTAggcaaaaattaaaag AGGATCTATCAATGAACTCCAGAGTAGACGATGTATTTTGCATGGCATTTCTACGAGCAAGAAAACATGACGTGGATAAAGCCTATAAATTA attaAAAGTTACTATGAAATGAAGAGAAAGTATCCAGATTTTTATCGTTACTGTTATCCCTCGGAGAGATCTTATATATACGATATGTGTTTTCTCACTTTACTACCTGGCACAGACAAATTAGGCAGGGTAGTGACAGTCATCTGTGTCA gaaacacagatttttctcaaattagtCTAGAAGATATGTTTCAAGTCGGGACGAGTTCATTTGAAGTGGCTTTGATGGACCCTAAGCTTCAAATTGCCGGCGGAGTTGCCATCATAGACATGCAAGGAATGAGCATCTATCAACAAGCAAAATTAGTCACGCCCTCTGCTGCATGGCAGATAACAAATTGTGTGCAG gaaaaaatcccCCTCAGAGTGAAAGCCATTCACATAGTTCACCAGCCCCTGTACTTTAGCGCACTGTATTCTATTTTTAAACCGTTTTTGAAAAGCAAACTGAGGAAGCGG ATCCATCTGCACGGATCTAACATGGAGTCTCTTCACAAGCACATTTCGCCGTCCGTCTTACCGAAAGAGTATGGTGGCACCAAAGGACCCTTGAATAGCAAGCCCCATCTAAATTTAATCAAACAATACGAACACAAGCTTCGAG ATTGGAGCCAGTTTGGTTACGATAAGAAAATTCCTCAATGA